The following DNA comes from Oceanococcus atlanticus.
CCGGCTCGCCATGCCCTGGCAGGCGTTCATCAAGCATCTCGTAGTAGGCCGCCGGCGGTGGCGTCATGAAACGCATACCAAGCGCCTTGAGCTTGTCCCAGGCGGCGATCAGATCGTCACAGGCAAAGGCAATATGCTGGATCCCTTCGCCGTTGTAGGCCATCAGGTATTCCTCGATCTGGCCCTTGCCCCCTTGCGCCTCTTCGTTGAGGGGAATCCGAATCTTGCCGTCCGGCGCCGTCATCGCCCGCGAGGTCAGTCCGGTGTATTCACCCTTGATGTCGAAGTAGCGAATCTCGCGGAAGTTGAACAGGTGCTCATAGTACTTGGCCCAGTAGTCCATGCGCCCGCGATAGACATTGTGGGTGAGGTGATCGATCACCTCGAAGCCACAGCCCGGCGGGTGGCGCTCCACGCCGTCGAGATACACAAAGTCGATGTCGTAGATCGAAAGCGCTTCATCGTAGCGGTCGATCAGGTAGACGATGGCACCGCCGATGCCCTTGATGGCCGGCAGATTGAGTTCCATGGGCCCCACCGGCACGGCCACAGGCTGCGCGCCCAGGGCCAGTGCACGACGGTAAGCCGCGGCAGCGTCCTTGACCCGAAAGCCCATGCCGCAGGCACCGGGACCATGCTCTTCTGTGTAATACGCCGCCGGTGAGGGTTGTTCGTAATTGGCGATGAAATTGATGCCACCCTGACGCCACAGATCGACATCCTTGGAGCGGTGACGCGCCACATGGGTGAAACCCAGCATGCGGAAAACCGGTTCCAGTACGCCACGCTCGCGGCTGGCGAATTCAACGAACTCGAAGCCATCCAGCCCCATGGGATTGTCCAACACATCAGCCACCCGCGTTCTCCTCGTTATGGGTGACTTCATGCTACGCCCGCCTCCGGGCAATATGTCGTCTTTTATTGCCTCTGATCTGATAATATCGGTGCTTTCATCTCATATTTGAGATATTTATGAATGATTCCACCCATTCGGCGCTCAATAAAACCAATCGCCGAATTCTGCGCGAGCTGCAGCAGGACGGCCGCGTTTCCAATGTGGATCTGGCTGCACGGGTGGGTATCTCCGAGTCCCCCTGCTTTCGTCGTGTACGTCAGCTCGAAGCCGATGGCTTGATTACCGGCTACAGCGCGCATCTGGATCAGCGCAAGATCGGCCTGCCGGTCACGGCCTATGTCCAGGTCACGATCGACAAACACGACGAGCAGATTCGCAGTGCCTTCCTGCGTCAGGTCTACGCCGAAGAACACATCGTGGAATGTCACGCCATGACCGGCGCCTCGGATTACCTGCTGAAAGTTGTGGCCCAGAGCATCGACCACTTCTCCGAGCTGAGCATGAACGGCATACTGCGTTGGCCGGGCGTGCAGAACATCGAATCGCAGTTCAGCCTCAACGCGATCAAGGTCAATGGTGCGCTTCCCCTGGTTGCCCCGGGTTAATCAATACGCAAAGCCGCATCGGCCATCCGCAAGGCAACAACCCGATACCCATGAGCCATCCCACTGCCACCAAAACCAAACGACGTGCGGGTGGCGCAGTGCATGCCGGCTTAACCGGATTGATGCTCGCGTATTCCTCTGCCCATGCGGCGCCGGGCGAGATCAGGCAAGGTCCGCTGGTTGAAGCTGGAAGACACCTGCCTGCTCGCTCCCAAAGTTTGATGCTGCATGGCTATGCACAGCAATTGAACCTGGCAAACCACGCCGCACCATCACGCCCCCATCCAGTCACTACCATCGGATTGACGGTCGCCGGCCTCAGCGGTCTGGCCATGGCCCATACCAAGGGTCGCCATGACAAGATCGATCACATCATGGCCGGCTATCTGGTCGGACTGGCGACTTCGGGCATCTACACCCTATACACCAAGGAACCGGATTCGCGCCGTTCCAGAGCCATTGCCTTTTTGCTCGGGGTCGCCGCCTCAGCCGCGGTCGGCGCGCTGAAAGAAGAATATGACGGCCGCAGCGGCACCGGTCAGGTCGACGATGTGGACATATACGCGACCATCGGCGGCGGCGTGGGCGGCGCCTTCACCATAGGTCTGATCGACTGGTTGTTTCTGTAAGCACGCCACGGCGTGCAGAATTGTCGATCCACTCAGGGTAGGATGGCGCCCTGACTCCGCGCCCCACTTCGGCCAACACCACAAGCACCCCCAATGCCCGTCCTTCCCGACCAATACGTCTGGCTGTTTTCTTCCAGCATGTTGCTGCTGGTCTGGCTGCTGCTGTTCGCGTTCAATCCCTCACACCGACGCATCATGCTGGTATCCAGCCTGATTGCGATGCCCTTCGGGCTGACTCAACCGGCCTTTCTGCAGTCTTACTGGACACCTCCCGGAGTGCTCGATCTGGCGGCCCGGTTCGGATTTGACATCGAGTGCCTGATCTTCTGTTTCGCCATCGCCGGCATCAATGTATCGCTGCTCAAGCTGTACTGGGGCCAGGTCATCCTGCCGACCACCGACCCGGTACGGCAGCCCCAGATCAACCGCTGGTTCTGGTTCACCCTGGCCACCCCGTTCGTGCTGCTTGGCGTGCTCTATTTCGTGTGGCAGGGCAATCCGATTTACTGGTCGCTGCTGGCCCAGACCGGCGGTGCACTGGCCTGCATGTGGTGCTTTCGCGAGGCCGCCGCAAAGCTGCTGCTGGTCAGCCTGCCCTTCACCGCCATGTACATGGCGCTGTGCCTGCTCATGGATGCCCTGGCGCCGGGCTATTTCGATCGCTTCTGGAACATCAGCGACATCAGCGGCATCACGCTGCTCGGCGTGCCGATTGAAGAGCCCTTGTTTGCCGCCACCTTCAGCGTCTGCGCCAACGGCATTTACCTGCATGTGCTGTGGAATCGCTACGGCCGCAAACCCCAGGGCGCGCCCAGCCCGGCCTGAACCCGAAACGCCAGCACCCTGATTTGTCGGCAATTTTTGCGACTGTCATCGACGCGTCATGAAAGTACTCTAGGCGCTCTTTGTGGCTCATCCAGGGATAGGGGAACCCCATGGCTCATACCAATGCCAAACTCGCCAGTTGTCTGGCACTTGGCCTGCTGCTTGCAGGCTGTAATGGCGGACGCGAAAGCAGCCCACGCGAAACCACCACGGATCAGGTGTTTTCCGCGGCCAATCAGTGTTTCGTGCTGGAATCCGGTGAAGGCTTTGTCAGTGCCGACAACGACAGCGCGCTTTACACCCTCTCAGCTAACGCCGATGCGGCCGCGGCGTTCTATTTCAAACCCGCCAGGCTGGGCGATTACCTGCTGCTTTCACACTACAGCCGAGCGCAGGGCGAACGCGGTAACAAGTCACTGCTCGGCATTTCCGACCCGCTCGGCGAGCTGCTGGATGACACCGGCAACTTCATTGGCGAGGTTGGCTACGTGGTCTCGGCGGTCGGCGACATTCTGGACTTCGCCACCGACCCCCTCGCCCCGCTGGGCGGCCCGGTCCGCGATCTGGGCGAAGGCCTGGGCGGTGTGGGCGGCCAGCTGGGCGATCAGAACGTCGCACCGCGCCTGGCCATGGTCGATGAAGCCAGCGACCTGGCCGTCTGGACACTGACGGAACGGGCGCCGGGCAAAGTCAGCCTCAAGAATGCGGTCACCGGACAAACGCTGGCTGTGGCCAACGGGCAACTGGGCCTGACCTCCGCGGCCCGAGCGGCTGAGGCCAGCGAATTCCGCATGATCCCAACCCAGGGCTGCGACAGCTACCCGGAAGCGTCGCTCAACGCCACCGTGTTGGACAAGCGAGGCCCGGCCAAGTACCTCAATGAAGTCGCCTTGTTTACGCAGGGCCCCAACGCCTCGCTAATTGGCGATGAGGATGTCTACGGCTTCATCGATGCGCACTCGCACATCACCGCCTACGAATTTATCGGCGGGCGGGTTAACTACGGCGATCCGTTCCACAAATTCGGGGTTGATCACGCACTGGATAACTGCGCCGTCAACCATGGACCACAGGGTCTCCTCGGCCTGGTCGAAACCGTGACCTCCGGCCATGGGCAACCGGCCCACCAAACCCGCGGCTGGCCCGACTTTCCATTCTGGCCACGTCACAATTCGCTGCAGCACCATCAGTCCTACTACCGCTGGATTGAGCGCGCACACCTCGCCGGCCTGAAGATTCTGGTCAACCACTTCACCGGCAACGAAGTGCTGTGTCAGCTCAACCCTCAGAAGCAGAATGCCTGCGACTTCGAAGACAACTGGCGTCTGCAGGCGCAGCGCATTTTTGAAATGCAGGACTACATCGACGCGCAGCACGGCGGCCCGGGCCAGGGCTGGTTCCGCATTGTCGACACACCGGCCGATGCGCGTCGCATCATTGATGAAGGCAAGCTCGCCGTCGTCCTCGGAATAGAGATTTCCAAGATCTTCAATTGTGGCGAGTTCCTGGGCATGTCTGAGTGCTCGGTTGAAGAGATGACCGAGCGTCTTGACGCGGCCTACCGCGTCGGCATCCGGCATATTTTCCCCATTCACAAGTTCGACAACGCCTTTGGCGGGGTCGTACCGGATGAAGCGTTGGGGATCGGCACCGTACTCTACGTGGGCAACCTGGCCGAAACCGGACATATGCTTGAGTTCGAAGAGTGTCCGGAAAACTTTGTCAGCGATTCCGCCAACGACGAAAACGCTCCGAATCCGCTGGGCATCATTGATCAGCTTCTGTTCCAGCTGGAATATGTCGAGGGTCAGGTCCAGCAAACACCGATCCCGCTGCCGCCCCTGATTCCGGCCACTGAACAGGGCCTGTGCAACGTCCGTGGCCTGACTGAAATCGGCCATGCGTTCATCGACGAACTGATGAAGCGACGCATGATCATCGAGGTCGACCACTCCTCGCGCAAGGTCATCGACCGCATTTTCGAACTGGCCGAGGTCAATGGCTACCCGGGGCTGACCAGCAGCCACGACTGGCTCAATTCAGAAGAGCTGCTTGATCGCCTGGTTGCCAACGGCGGCAACATCAGTCGCTTTGTCAGCGCCCGCGAACAATGGGTGGACCGTCTCAACAAGGTTGATCAGCGTCCGGCAAGCCAAATGGTGGCCGGCCTGCCCACCACCGGTATGGCCTCGGATGTGAACGGCATTGCCAGCCTGCCGGGCAACAGTGGCGAAGCAGGAACCCCGCTGTACCCGTTCACCTCGGTGGACGGTCGGGTGCAATTCGAAGAACAGGTCACCGGCGACCACGTATTCAATCTGTATGAAGGTCGCGGTGTCGCCCACTATGGCCTGTACCCGGATCAGATTGCCGACATGCAGCGTTACACCAGCGAACGTTCGCCCGAGGAGATTGATCGCGCCCTGCGCCAGTTCTTCAGCTCGGCAGAAGCCTATCTGCGCATGTGGGAACGCACTGAAGCCTGGCGCCCGCTGGAGTAAGCATGATGTGGTGCGCCGGGCGTAACGCCCCGGCGCACCACCGTCACTCAGGCGCTGGCGCGCAAGCGACGTGTCTGCCGCATCCCTGAGGCGGTATCAACCAGACTGCACAAAAACGCCTTGAGCCCGGATTCGCGCGGCTTGGGCGCCTGCCCGCGACCAATCCGGCGCAGCTGCCGGGTGTACCAGGTCACTTCCATGATCGCCATGCGATCGACCGGCTTGATCCCGGTCTTGATCGGACGCACACGCTCCTGCGGGTCGTGCCCGTCGAGCAAACGCTGGCTGACATCCGGCTCAATGGCCAGCAGCCGCGCGATACCGCACAAATCCAGTGAGCCCGACGCCAGCGCGGCCGTCATACCAGCATGGCTGCGGAAGCCACCGGTCACCATCAGCGGCGTCGAAGGGATGCGTGCACGCACCTTGTCGGCAAAGTCCAGGAAGTACGCCTCACGGGCACGCGTTGACTCACGCACGCCGGTCATCGCTGGCGCTTCATAGGTGCCGCCGGAGATTTCGATCAGGTCGATACCGGCGTCGGCCAACGCGCTCATCACATCAAGCGATTCTTCTTCGGTGAAACCACCGCGCTGGAAATCCGCCGAATTGAGCTTGATCCCGATGGCGAAATCCGGCGCTGTGGCCTCACGCATGGCCTGCAGCACGCGCAGCACGAATCGGCGACGGTTCTCCGCGCTGCCGCCCCACTGATCGTCACGCTGATTGGTTTTGGGCGAGAGGAACTGGCTGACCAGATACCCGTGGGCGCCGTGAATCTGCACCCCGGCAAAACCGGCCTTACGACAGATACCGGCGGCCTGGCCGAAGCGCGCGATCAGATCTTCGATCTCTTCTTCACTGAGGGCGCGCGGCTGCTCGAAATAGGCCTGCATGGACTTCTCGAAAGCCACCGCCGAAGGCGCCACATTTTCACGGTTCAAGCCCTTGGGGCTCTGTCGCCCGGGGTGGTTGAGCTGAACCCAGACCTGGGCGCCTTGTGCCTGACCGGCCTGGGCCCAGGCTTTGAGCGTGTCCAGGTCACGCTCGTCCTCGATCACCACATTGCCGGGCTCGCCCAGCGCACGACGATCGATCATCACGTTGCCGGTCACCAGCAAGCCGGTGCCGCCCTGCCCCCAGCGCTCATAAAGGCGGACCAATTCCGGCGTAGCGCGATTGTCCATGGTGCCAAGCGCTTCGCTCATGGCCGATTTGGCGATGCGGTTGGCCAGCGTGCTGCCATTGGGCAGCTTGAAAGGTGTATTCAGTGTGGGGTTTGTCATTCAAAAACTCATTGTTTATGTCGCCATTCGGGCGGACGTCGCGCCTGATTCTGCCGACTTGCTCAACACCATTCAAACGCGCACCTGATGTGCTCAGGCGGCACTGGTCACCCCCAGTTCGTCGAGCACACGCAGGAACTCGGCGGGTTCGGGGCGGACCCGGTAGTTGTCGGTCAGATCGGCGTAAACAATGACGCCCTGCGCGTTGGTGATCACCACTGTCGGCATCGCGGTGTCGGCCGAGTAACCCAGCGCCTCCATCCCGGCGGGCGTGCCCGCCTGCGCAAAGATGCCGAAAGACTTGGCCGTCTGATTGTCCTGATCAATCCAGAAACCGGCCGGTATATCGAAACGCTGGGCCAGAGACTGGGTATGTTCCGGCGGCTGCGAGCTGACAAACGCAACCTGGGCGCCTCGCTGCTCCAGCTCGCGGTATTGGGCTGCAATCTCGCCGATCTGGGCCACACACAGCGGGCACCAGTTGCCGCGGTAGAACACCATCAGACAAGGTCGCCCCTGCACACTCTGATTGTTGACGATCTCACCATCGGCGCTGCGCATTTGAAATGGCGGTAGGGGCTGTCCCACGGCCAGTGTTGCGGTGTCACGCTGGGCAAAGCGCGAATACCAGAACACGTACAGCAGCTGGGCCAGCAACAAACCCGCCGCAATCATCTGCGCCAGCGCAAAACCACTGGCGGGCACGGCAGCCAAGCTCACTGCCAAACCGAGCGCCATCCATGCCGTGTAACCCCACAACCTGGGCGATGTGCGCACCACGTCCTTGAGCAGGAACAGACGACTGAAAAAATAGGTCATTGGGAGCGCGGCAACCAGCACACCCAGCCAGGCCAGGTTGAACCCGTCGCGCAGCAGCATCCCCAGCGCCGCCAGCGTGGCCAGATAGACCGCACCGCAGAACGTGGAAATGAAAATTCTCTTGAGCCAGGCGTCCATTCAACAATTCTCCCGTGGTGAGCGCGATAAGACCGGGTCAGCGCGTAATGTCTTTCACACCCGAGCAATTGAATCCGAACAACATTCGCCCGCGTATGATGAGTGAAACTGTAACGGATACCCCCAATGCTCAAGATTCTTGGATTATCACTCGCCACACTGATGTGGCTGTCCCCTGCTCCCGTCCAGGCAGCAGAGCAACCGCTATGCCAGGGTCTCGCTTCTCCTGGCCTCCTGATGGGCGGCGGCAAGGACAAACCCTTGTGCGA
Coding sequences within:
- a CDS encoding peroxiredoxin family protein; translated protein: MDAWLKRIFISTFCGAVYLATLAALGMLLRDGFNLAWLGVLVAALPMTYFFSRLFLLKDVVRTSPRLWGYTAWMALGLAVSLAAVPASGFALAQMIAAGLLLAQLLYVFWYSRFAQRDTATLAVGQPLPPFQMRSADGEIVNNQSVQGRPCLMVFYRGNWCPLCVAQIGEIAAQYRELEQRGAQVAFVSSQPPEHTQSLAQRFDIPAGFWIDQDNQTAKSFGIFAQAGTPAGMEALGYSADTAMPTVVITNAQGVIVYADLTDNYRVRPEPAEFLRVLDELGVTSAA
- the hppD gene encoding 4-hydroxyphenylpyruvate dioxygenase, producing MADVLDNPMGLDGFEFVEFASRERGVLEPVFRMLGFTHVARHRSKDVDLWRQGGINFIANYEQPSPAAYYTEEHGPGACGMGFRVKDAAAAYRRALALGAQPVAVPVGPMELNLPAIKGIGGAIVYLIDRYDEALSIYDIDFVYLDGVERHPPGCGFEVIDHLTHNVYRGRMDYWAKYYEHLFNFREIRYFDIKGEYTGLTSRAMTAPDGKIRIPLNEEAQGGKGQIEEYLMAYNGEGIQHIAFACDDLIAAWDKLKALGMRFMTPPPAAYYEMLDERLPGHGEPVEALKTRGILLDGSTTDGDPRLLLQIFSETLIGPIFFEFIQRKKDEGFGEGNFQALFESMERDQIRRGSLADAEGAS
- a CDS encoding amidohydrolase family protein, which gives rise to MAHTNAKLASCLALGLLLAGCNGGRESSPRETTTDQVFSAANQCFVLESGEGFVSADNDSALYTLSANADAAAAFYFKPARLGDYLLLSHYSRAQGERGNKSLLGISDPLGELLDDTGNFIGEVGYVVSAVGDILDFATDPLAPLGGPVRDLGEGLGGVGGQLGDQNVAPRLAMVDEASDLAVWTLTERAPGKVSLKNAVTGQTLAVANGQLGLTSAARAAEASEFRMIPTQGCDSYPEASLNATVLDKRGPAKYLNEVALFTQGPNASLIGDEDVYGFIDAHSHITAYEFIGGRVNYGDPFHKFGVDHALDNCAVNHGPQGLLGLVETVTSGHGQPAHQTRGWPDFPFWPRHNSLQHHQSYYRWIERAHLAGLKILVNHFTGNEVLCQLNPQKQNACDFEDNWRLQAQRIFEMQDYIDAQHGGPGQGWFRIVDTPADARRIIDEGKLAVVLGIEISKIFNCGEFLGMSECSVEEMTERLDAAYRVGIRHIFPIHKFDNAFGGVVPDEALGIGTVLYVGNLAETGHMLEFEECPENFVSDSANDENAPNPLGIIDQLLFQLEYVEGQVQQTPIPLPPLIPATEQGLCNVRGLTEIGHAFIDELMKRRMIIEVDHSSRKVIDRIFELAEVNGYPGLTSSHDWLNSEELLDRLVANGGNISRFVSAREQWVDRLNKVDQRPASQMVAGLPTTGMASDVNGIASLPGNSGEAGTPLYPFTSVDGRVQFEEQVTGDHVFNLYEGRGVAHYGLYPDQIADMQRYTSERSPEEIDRALRQFFSSAEAYLRMWERTEAWRPLE
- a CDS encoding NADH:flavin oxidoreductase/NADH oxidase family protein, producing MTNPTLNTPFKLPNGSTLANRIAKSAMSEALGTMDNRATPELVRLYERWGQGGTGLLVTGNVMIDRRALGEPGNVVIEDERDLDTLKAWAQAGQAQGAQVWVQLNHPGRQSPKGLNRENVAPSAVAFEKSMQAYFEQPRALSEEEIEDLIARFGQAAGICRKAGFAGVQIHGAHGYLVSQFLSPKTNQRDDQWGGSAENRRRFVLRVLQAMREATAPDFAIGIKLNSADFQRGGFTEEESLDVMSALADAGIDLIEISGGTYEAPAMTGVRESTRAREAYFLDFADKVRARIPSTPLMVTGGFRSHAGMTAALASGSLDLCGIARLLAIEPDVSQRLLDGHDPQERVRPIKTGIKPVDRMAIMEVTWYTRQLRRIGRGQAPKPRESGLKAFLCSLVDTASGMRQTRRLRASA
- a CDS encoding lycopene cyclase domain-containing protein — protein: MPVLPDQYVWLFSSSMLLLVWLLLFAFNPSHRRIMLVSSLIAMPFGLTQPAFLQSYWTPPGVLDLAARFGFDIECLIFCFAIAGINVSLLKLYWGQVILPTTDPVRQPQINRWFWFTLATPFVLLGVLYFVWQGNPIYWSLLAQTGGALACMWCFREAAAKLLLVSLPFTAMYMALCLLMDALAPGYFDRFWNISDISGITLLGVPIEEPLFAATFSVCANGIYLHVLWNRYGRKPQGAPSPA
- a CDS encoding Lrp/AsnC family transcriptional regulator, producing the protein MNDSTHSALNKTNRRILRELQQDGRVSNVDLAARVGISESPCFRRVRQLEADGLITGYSAHLDQRKIGLPVTAYVQVTIDKHDEQIRSAFLRQVYAEEHIVECHAMTGASDYLLKVVAQSIDHFSELSMNGILRWPGVQNIESQFSLNAIKVNGALPLVAPG